One region of Nerophis lumbriciformis linkage group LG10, RoL_Nlum_v2.1, whole genome shotgun sequence genomic DNA includes:
- the LOC133612312 gene encoding gamma-tubulin complex component 6-like, which yields MEDGKFSQSLSDRLFEKLGNRLLNCLELRYKVVWPLNIIITDSCINQYNRLFSFQLQLKHMVWSLRDVWFHLKRTESG from the exons ATGGAGGACGGCAAGTTTTCACAGTCGCTCAGTGATCGACTTTTTGAGAAG CTGGGCAACAGGCTGCTCAACTGTCTGGAGCTGCGCTACAAG GTGGTCTGGCCTCTCAACATCATCATCACAGACAGCTGCATAAACCAGTACAACCGCCTCTTCTCCTTCCAGCTGCAGCTCAAACACATGGTCTGGAGCCTCAGAGACGTCTGGTTCCACCTCAAGAGAACTG